DNA sequence from the Salvia splendens isolate huo1 chromosome 19, SspV2, whole genome shotgun sequence genome:
tgttttgaagtagatggcatctacaagttccgaacaacagttatgctatggacctgaggatccatcacTACTGTTTCATCAGAACGAACATATTTCAGGCTCCTTGTTGGCGAATGGCACAGCAAATGTGTTGAGAAGTCGTAGGACGTAGAGTAAGGTGTGGGCATTGccaatacatgaaaatgtgatgtattgGCTAGATGTATGGGGGTTCAGTGGCGTGGTTGAATGTGGAAGGCCGATGAGGATGAACAATGAGCTAATAACGACCTTGATCGAGCGCTGGAGGCCTGAGacacactgtttccaccttccagttggTGAAGTTACTGtaaccttacaggatgtgcaaagcctgtggggtttgagagcagacggtcgtgttttcactggccgtgactaccctgttggatttgaagattggtccagcaagtgtagagatttgttgggatggatacctgatGCAGAAACCGAAACGAAGCACAGTGGTTTGTTGATGACGTCTCTGATCCACCAAGCGACGATGCCGTTGGGTGATGGGCTGCCTGAGTATGCATACATTCAAAGAGCACGTATACATGCTCTGATCTTGTTAGGGGGGCTTATTTGCAAGGTCCCCTTTATGTGGTTAAATGCCTTAGACGATCTGGAAGATGTGGCTaatatcagttggggtagtgctgctttagcatacctgtatcattatttgtgcgaGACTTCTATAGGCAGACAGAGAAGAGATGTGGGTGGACCTATGGTTCTCTTGCAGCTGTGGGCCTGGGAAAGAATGCTTACATTGAGGCCAGCCTTCTTGATATCGCCTATGCACACGCCGTAAACCCCGTGTGGAGCCAAGTAATGTTTTTGCttaaattaactcacataattatgtattttgttgataacttttgacattaatattatgtataggtggcacggagttactgaaattggaaatgcctttttataactgattaacacaccaaatctgtcttgaacatcagctattattgagaagaccttgaaatcggcacattgtcgcaaatgatgtcgaatcaacagagctatcattggggatgaaaagttagcatgatctctATTAGCCCGATGGCCTACACAAGTATGTCGATCCTTCCACTTCCTAACTTCCCACATATCGTCATGCGACCTTTGTGTAACTGAAACCTCCCACTTACATTCCCTCCCCTTTTCAGCGtcggtggtgctgatgatgcctgcccctgttactgtcgttcctgctggaaatttgcatacagcatgccaccttcttaatttgctctcgacaaccttaaactgtttttcattccacaaactccacatagttatagcagtcttcacgtgtagcttggaatcaaattttgttcccaacataatccgatgcggctcattctcattccaatacaaaaggctgtgttcattaccacccacatcatccgatactccagaaggacgacttggtaattcacgaaagaatctaaacccactaggattgtattccggaagtggttgttcaccttgcataacaggtttacatggtactatctcatcatcagaactagcaccgacatcatcagcaccatcaccatcactgacATCGGGGTCTGGCTCTATCTCAGATAGTGGCCTTGGCTCATCAAGATCATCTGCAACATctacctcatcattcaatccaacaccaacatcagcaacatctacaacatctctctgctcattcatactacgatcaaagctcatttgatccaccctcgcagatgatccaacaccacagtcaaaactcatttgttcaaacctcgcagatgctccaataccataatcaacaactggtgggatttctgcactcctcaccggtgaatactcaacaaataattcaatacacccacttgaattttgagcattgttgaacataaacattacactttcatcattgcaaatcacagaacatgtataactcataccggaagcaTAGACTATACATTATCTCcaaaataattcaattgtgtgttggttcatatctattcccaTCGCATCACAGATCATTGCTACCAACCCAGAATAGGAAACACctgaatttaatatgatggagctcctcgcacgaggtggttcataaccaatacccatatgtggtagttgaactactctaccaccccaatacaaactcacaaatacttgcatgatttctgcataaaaaacatttaaaacaacgaCAATTAGAgacatttttcctacaagccctaatttgtataaattgggtaaaactaacaaatgaaagcacaataaacatgaataatgatgaatgtagctaaattgattaacaaattaccggatcttatggagaaatcGCCGGGAATCGCCTGAAAACGCCGGAAATCGCCGAGAGAGGAAATGAAAGTGTGTGAAAGTGCGTTTTGTGAGCTGCGTCTTCCTGTAGGGGGTTAAAAGTCgccttaacgacgcataaccattatgcgttgttctttaatgacgcataacccttatgcgtcgttaagcgacgcataatccttgtgcgtcttaaagaacgacgcataagggttgtgcgtttcattaagaacgacgcacaactattatgcgtcactccctcaattagaatgaatctattctccttcattaaattggaattccatTACTTTTTAAGCATAAAAGAAGAAAGACTTCGATTTTGGGACTGAatgtttttataaatttataatactagCTAGCATCATTCGACCTCTGGCCGAACTCCTCTTGAAGTAATTTATGGCCATCATGTTCAAACTTTGGTACAGTTCATTTAAAGGGCACGGTTGTCGCTAGCACTCACTCAAATAACAAATAAGTAGCGGTATcatttaagagcatccacaatggtggctagcggaccggctagccgattcccggcgctggccggtccgctagCGGAACCATTGCAGGCGGTGAGCGGCAAATCGGTGAGAAAATCGGCGAGCGCGcgccgattttcgggcgctggccgatgcgctcgccaaTCGGTTGGctgccattgcaggctcccaatcggcgagcgatcggccagctcaaatttttgtttttatttttcaaaacacGATATACGCGATCTGTATGTCTATATTTCGATCTCAATTTTGAACCAGAAATCGATCATAAGAAGAGGCTGAAGATGAAGAGTCGCGTCTCttcattttcaaattattgCAAATTAGTCCTTCAACTTTCGGAAATTACGtttccggatgaattttctgtacaacaactttaatggaaataaaaaattaagctttgtgctgcccccgaacccccatctaatcataacgaattcaaataagtgtacactccgcacttccaacttatttgatgtctcattatgatcatattgatcaatctagttaatccaattacactaaaaatattcaacaatttgcatgtcattttcattcgcattacttgttttaattgaagagttgtgagcgcagaggactgcacgtcgttagattttttttgaattaatgtactttttttaattaatgtagttttttaaatttcaataatattattgagTTTTCCCGTATCtttgtcgtaaatttaattccgtattttgtgtgattgttaattatttgtttttataattttgtttattgtagCTATGATATGGCTatgctattgcttgtccagttgcttatcctgatgatgtggcaggaggagtttttagtgctgctgatatgacaggaggagtttgtggctaggctatgctGAGCTAtttctattggagatgctctaaagagGGCACAACAAAACAGTGAATGACAACTCCAAATAATACAAAACAGCATGATATTCATTTTTAAGTGGGCAATAAAGTCCTCCAACACTGCAGCAGCCTTATTACATCTTAAATTGGAGCTTCAGGAGCTTTACCATTCATTTGCTATGCCATGTTTTCCATATGAAGGATACGATCACACCATAAAGTTGGTTACGAATTTTCTTTTCAACCTCGTGTCGTCGAAAGAGCTTCAATTTGTACCGGAGTTGATTTCACATGTATGGATCAACCGTGTGGCATGATAATAGGTTAATGGTGTGGATTTTCAGGAACAATTTCCTCACTTCAATGGTTCAGcccttgaggacaaggctaGGGATTTTTTTTGGGTGGGGGTGGGCATTTACTATGAGGCAGGTTCTAAAGTATTCACATATGagggaaagaaaagaaaaggcaaCAAACATACAGAATCTAACAGAAATATTTTATTGCACTGTTTTAGTTAGTGAGAAAAGTTTAAAGTTAGGAGGAAATAAAACTTAATTATGGATTAGGATGTGTCTTAGTTGGTACTGAGAACAGTTCTAACTATAATGACTTGGACATGAATTCCTGGCACTTTTGACTCTAAGTGTAGTAGTGTACTTTGCAAACGAAGATCTGGCTTAGATTTTCTCAAATATTCCTGTTACCAGGAAATATGTGCCATTAGCAAGACGAACTGATGAAGATAGGTTGGAGAAAAAGATGTAAAAAAGGATTTTGTACCAGTAATATGGGTAGAGGAACCTAAATGCCGCATCCATGACGTATTTAGTTGGGCTAACGTATTTAGTAATGTAAGCTGCAAATGATCTAGAAGCAGCCACCATGAAAGAGTATAATTACAAGCACTTGGTGCACAACAATTTACTGATAGGGAGCACTTACTGGGGGTAGTAATTCAGTGATCGAGTCCTCTcaaattattttaatctttttGGCTCAGTCCAGTTTTTCACTGAACCAACAAAAACTCACACTCCTACAATCACCTTAAACATATAACTTTTTGATAATTGGAAAAAACCTTTATAGATATTGAAAAAGATATATCGAGATGACTTTAACTCTGACCTCCAAAATATCAAATGAAAAACAGATAACAAGGCCAGACCTTCCACACTTCCTTTTTGGTTTTGTTTAGATACTTCAACAGATCGGGCATCATCTTGTGAAGACACAGGCTTACATTTAGAACCAGTATCTGCTAAGACCATAATGTTAGGGGTTAAATACTTGAATACAGAGAATACCATTATAACCATTGAGTTTATTATATAAAAGACCATAAAGTAGTGTTTAGAATATATAAAGGATCATTTATTACAACAATATCTTCTTTTAGATCTTCAGGAACCACAGTCTTTCTCCTGCTTTTCTTCACAGGAGATATCTTCGTCAAAGACCATTGACCTTTTTCAGAGCAGCTCTGTATTCCAGTTGGATGCTATCATGTTAGTTGGTTGGTCAAAATCATTGAGTAAAGTTCTTAGAATCTATAAAAGGTTGGTGATTACCATGATATCTTCGTTTAAGTCTTCAGCATCAACAGCCTTTTTCCTGCTTTTCTTCACAGGAGATCCCTTCATCAAAGACCCTTTCCCTTTTCCAGAGCGTCTCTGTATTCCATCAATATGCTATCATATCATGTTTGCAGGTTGGTTTTTGATTTAGAGTTAGTGGCAAAATTTATCAATCATGGCTAACGAGAAAAGGACCATAATTGATTAGCAAGGATATCGGAGAGAATTGTAACTACCACATGAATAAAAATGATTTCATCTTACCGGACAGTGGTTTCCTAGGTTAGTAAGAGCACTATTATCTCattgcattattatttattacatttACTGCACAAATATTAACAGGGTGGACAAATTAAATGTGGACATGTGGCATAATGGATATTGATCTAAAAGATAACTGCTTGTCTTTTGTCCGCTTATAGGAGATCTATACCAAtccaataatttttaattaaaacactTAAAGATACATGCGTGTATTACTGTATTCAGAATCCGATTAAGAGACATCATATTTACTACTTAAagaccaaaaatgaaaaaaaaatttagttaCTGAAATCAAGGTCATTAATTATTACCTTGACAAAGATACCTGTAAGTTGAACCTCGTCCTCCGACAAAACAATTGTTTCTTCACTAGTAGGCTATAAAGCTTTATTGGCAGAGGCTTCTTCATTACTTTTGGACGTTTTCTTCATTTTACTAGGCCTTGGAGAAATGGAATCGCTGATATTTTTGCTTACAGGTTTGGTCAACAAATCCTTCAACGTTTTGGtttttgctggataattaatgTTCTTCAATAAACAACCAGAAAGGATCATAGCCCTCCTCTGCTTTCTGTAGAGAACGTGGTCTTCGAATTATTTTTCACCCAATATGCAATTCTTCTGGTTTTTGTTCCTGTTGCCCGTGCATTGCTTTGCCTGCTTCATCAGGATCCTCAAAACAATGAGATGTCATCCCTTGATTTTCATAGTACAGTTTGTTTTTGGAATTTTGAGTTCCATTGCCCTCAATTAAATCAGCTTCTGTTTCTAATCCAGATTTGCCTGGAGTATCTTCTGAGTCctgcaaaattaaaaaaacattggTGGCAAAAGCAGGTCATCACATTTGCAAAATTAAGATAGAATTACCTGATTCTCTCTTCTCAAATTATTAAGAAGGACCTTAACAAGCACCAATGACAACTTATCATTGTCCACATTATTATGAATGATCGTCATCATAATTTTCTCCATACTTATGAAAACTTCATGAGGATGCTTGaactaataaatataaaacCAAACCGAAACTTCGTAAGGATGCCGGGTTCTAAGATTCAATCGGAACTATCAATAAATTCTTTCCCAGTCCAAAAAACATGAACTTAAAAAGTAAAGAGGGTGAACAGTTCTGATCTGGTTCAATATTTCGTCAGTGCCATAGCTTTTTTTGGACGTTTTTCTAGTATCAGAAAGAAATAAAGATATACACTGCCTAAAGAATCTTATTTACTCTGCATTTTCTATCATCTCTGGGAAGTAGTACTAGTATCTGGAGTTTAGAACTTCTGATAAATTAAAACTAGAAGGAGAAAAGGAAATCAACAGTTTTTGAGAGTTTCATGCCATATTGAGAGAATTTCACATGCTATCAAACACTAAAAACCTTACTTGAAATCTATTGTCAGTCCGACTATTGATGTATCAAACCCATAAAAGCAACCATTCTTCGAGCAATTACATTATTTTGCTGGCTAGATTCAAAAAGCAACAATGAAAACGGACAATCTTCACTAGGTTTCGCTACAAGTTGGTGCATCAAATCAAAAATTCTTATGCCTCAAAACAAATTGACTGGTCTCAGGTGACGTGGCGGCGGCATGTGAACAATGGAATAAGATGAGGGAAGGGTTGCGGCGGCGAGATCCACTGGCGCTCGGGATAATGGATGCCTCATTTTCTGTAGTACCAACTGTTGAGACTCCGCTAACCTTTCAAATTTGGATTAAATTTgcactttttctcttctttttcttattgTTTTTCTCGTTGATCGACCAAATTACCACTCAAATTTGAAACCAAATTCTGAAAATTCAATCCTAATTTATGCCGTTCCACTTCAAAGTCCAAACACGCCTCGCCTCCACTCTCTTCCCTTACTCTAGGCCCGCCTCCACCCTCATCCTCCCTCTTCCACGAGCGCCTCCACTCTTCGCCCCCTCCGCCTCTGCCTCCACCCTCCTCTTCCCACTGCTTCTTCGCCACTTCCTCTTCACGTCGCCTCTCCTCTCAAGTCTCAACTCCCCTTTTTCCTCTCTTATAAAGATTTTCATGCCAACTCTAACATTGTCAAATTcctctttaatttctttttcgaATAATACATTTTGTACTTGATAAAAGATGGTGCTTTATTGTtcagagcattagcaatggggcgccctaaggcgcgccctatgcaccaccacgtcatcatttttatcctcTTACCCtctcacctgcagtggggcgtccTAAGGGACGccttaaggcgcgccctatatgttttactattatttagttaattaatttaaatgttttactatgtcgaataggcctatggacttgctcagccgccgctgccgcctcctcctcctcgcgctgcattgccGCATAGCAtaccgccatggcctcttcaacggttgcatctaatgcttctgacgtcgaactaccggactcagacgaactagaactattgatgttgtcgccgagattcattttggttggatgttgagagagaatatgtaaagagatagtcgatatgttcgtatgtacaaatgaatgagaaacgagatttaaatagaaaattaaaaacgcgtgccatcgtccacgaccatcgtccgcgtagcccacagtggggcggacgatggcgcgaccgatggcctatcgtccgcggccatcgtccgcgtaggccgcaatagggcggacgatggcgcggacgatggacatcgtccgcgctatactccgcgcccttagtatagggcgctACGATCatccgcggcctatgtcacgtacccgcaatggggcggacgatagcgggcgcggacgatgcgcgccatcgggcgtgccatcgtccgccccattgcagATGGCCTAATATCCTAATTCAACATAAAATCCACCAATAGAAACAATTCCAATACATGGAAACTTTGAATCTACCGAAACATCGATCGCCTGAAAGATTGATCCTAAAAAATAGGCAAGATTGATTTAGGAAAACTTTTGGCATATCTCGACGCAAACAATGTGCAATCTCTTTGATCTCTTCTACTCTGTTGGTATATGGATGTAGTCGTTTATATAACTTAGAActttaagtattattttaataataaaataattggatgtgaaatattattattattgtgttggatgataacactaagaaataaAGTATATAATGATGTagtagttatttttttagtaacttgaaaatttaaaaactatttaataataaaataaatggatGTGAATGTCTATGATTATTTCTTTTGATGGAataactaagaaattaagtatatacacatgtagtcatttttttaatttaaaaaataattaataataaaataattggatgagaaatatattattattttgttggatgataacactaaaaaattaagtatatatgtatgtaatcatttttataacatggaattataataaatatttaataataaaataatttgatgtgaatgactatgattatttcATTTGATGGTACataaagaaattaagtatatatgcatgtagtaaattttataaaatcatttaatataaaaaattggatGTGAATGTCTATGATTAAATTTTTAGATAATAACAcgaagaaattaagtatgtatgcatgtagttgtttttataacttagaactataagaattatttaataGTAGAATAACTAGATGTGgaatatattagtattatttcgttggatgataacactgtgaaattaattatataaacatgtagtcatttttataacttgaaattttaaaaattactaatagtaaaataattggatgtgaagACTAGCTatgattattttgtttgatgGTAACACAAAGATATTAAGTATATATACGTGtagttaattttataatttagacagtataaatttatttaataataaaattattggatgtgaatgactatgattAAATTGTTGGATTATAACAcgtagaaattaagtatataggCATGTAGTCATTTacaaaatactaatattatttctttggatgataattgattacactaaaaattaaactaaaaattttgtatatgtatgatgcattcattttttatatgtaGAAAGATTATGCAATTAATGTATGTTATAAATGGAATTGATTGCTAAATCGTTTCCTAATtgtataaatattgattatggTAAGCTTAATTTTCCTAAGAGAAATGATTTATAGACATAATGTCCATGCCATAATGGGGACTTTATAGTAATTGTATAccagattttatttttagttaaattaatattttgtatatttactTTACTATCCTTTACATTaaattgtactagtatattaattagatttaATTAAGGGGTAATTTGTTAACACGGGACCCGTATATTTTTGATGGTCAATCTTCATTTTGTTTCTCTACttttattgcatttatttatgggtatatatttaaatataaaatattagtataaattGGTTGTCTTTATATATTAACATACGTGAGTTTCTAATCAAATTAGtctttataaattttagtgaaaatagtttaataaaaaatatttttagagcatccacagcggagAGCACAATgctgtccgtccgtccgtgccatcGGCACGACATCGTTGTCTTCCGTTGCGCTCTTGCCtctggcgcggcgctgctcgatgcatcgagcacgtccgtgctagAGAGCAgccgacgtggcgcgttctgattggccaacggcatttcggttgtaaatttaaatttttttaaaaaaattgaaaataataccaaaaaattaaaaaatattttcacaatcccaaaaaaatggccaTTTTTTTACCATTAttctgtatttattttattttatttttatttttttatccccaaaatatctataaatacacacattcatcatccatttttcacatcaaatcatctctcattcatattttttcatacaacttatctacaccttcatctctcactcaaaccctcaaatggatttcacccatctcattgcgaaagcggagcgcgaagaacaagaatactatgaacaacatcgtgccgtctatgaagcctatgtcgtagcgaatacccccgcccctcctcctcaaccgactagatcaactcgccgctacatccatcgtgaccgggagggagctaacgaaaggctcgttgccgactatttttccgaccagccgcggtttccgaaagattactttcggcaccgttttcgcatgtcaaaacgcttgtttatgcgtattgtcaataCATTGTCcacccgtgttgaatactttcaaacaaatACAGacgcagccggtcggcaaagtctctcggcgttgcagaagtgtacgtgtgacatccgacaacttgctaatGGGCAagcggctgacctcttcgacgagtatttgcatgtcggtgagtacACTGCAAAcctttgccttaaaaattttttgcgagggcgttcgtttagctttcggggatgaattcattcgagcacccaccaccgatgattgccaacggttgcttcgtcttcacgaaacagtccatgttTTTCCaggatgcttggcagcattgactgcatgcattggaggtggaataattgtccgactgcttggagggagcaacacttaagcggccacaaaggcggcggcccaacacttatccttgaagcggtcgccgactaccgcctatggatttggcatgcatatttcggtgttgccggatccaacaactacttgaacgtgctctattattcaccactcttcaatgatgtgttgaatggtgtagcaccggcggtCACCGTCAActgaaatgcataccacatgggttactatctcgccgatggtatctacccaaggtggtcgactttcgtgaagacgcttagcaacccgcaagacccgagacatgttctttttgcgcagcatcaagagtccgctcggaaagacgtcgaaagagcttttggggtccttcaagcccgattcaacattgtgaaggccccgtctcgactgtggtacgtgaaaaatatcgccgacatcatgtacacgtgtattatcttgcacaacaagATTATAGcagacgaaggaccgagggctgctagcttttacgacgaggatgaagccggaagctcaaccgcgaggtctcccccacgccgaggtgtgcatatgatggtgggtgagaggatcgaaacaagacacacaatgcgcgatacccgaacccacgttgagctacaagaagacctaatcaaacacatttgggcgaaattcggccacgagtagtggttttttttatttaagaatttaattatgtattttttaatttttaggattataattatgtactttttaaattttaagattttaattatgtaatttttattttttaggattctaattatgtaatttttattttttttgtagttttaatattatttcggttatttttaataaatttgaatattgtgaaaatgtttttatttaaattgaataatagaatggtgggacccttgagcttgtacttgcggaagagcacggatgtgacaTCCATGACCCAAAACATGCATCATATATGCATATTTGTGCATTTTATTATGTTTCGCACATTTTATTATCCTTCAAATTACAGAGACATTAAATGGACATCATCTAGGGTagcttttttttctattttgttacTGAAAAATTAATATAGATTATAAGTTGATTTCACCATGAAATAGTTAATTTGATTCATGCGTGCTCTAAATATGCACATATGTAATAATTACTTTGGAATTTGATATTCCATACACGTACACGTCTAATACATATATTtgtatttcattaaaattatagaaagtgttttcttttagtacacattgattttattatttttatatttattttagagtTGTACATTGTGGATAAGACAAATTAGCTAGCACACGTGTTCCCCTATAGCTACAGTAGTTGTCATCTtaaaattcatcaaacaacaagTGTCATCTAATTagataatgtaaaattagttaacttttatttatttgttttgtttgagtTCTCAAATTATTAAGTCGGCAAAAACCGAGACTTCTTCATACTACTACGATATATATACTCTATAGCAATACAGGGGAAAAAAAACTTGGAAGAAAAATAAAGGAAGGAAAATTGTCTATCATAAGCAgatgtgtataaatcacacttttagttttacatgtggtATGTGGTTGATTGATATATGTtaaattggagtgaattattggattatatggtgtgaaattgatatgaatatttgattgctgaatTGAACAAGTTTGTTTtgatatattggataatttgatggaatatggtATGAATATGTAATTGGTGCAGTGAATATGATGTtataaatgaattatatgatagaaatatgtaattgatgttttacatatggtattgaaagtacatgaatcatgtgattaaagaggatctgtgacaaccttgtactggatctgaaattttagagggacctatgagtccaattacagagaggccttcg
Encoded proteins:
- the LOC121779549 gene encoding uncharacterized protein LOC121779549, translating into MKKPLPIKLYSLLVKKQLFCRRTRFNLQRRSGKGKGSLMKGSPVKKSRKKAVDAEDLNEDIMSCSEKGQWSLTKISPVKKSRRKTVVPEDLKEDIVILVLNVSLCLHKMMPDLLKYLNKTKKEVWKLIISRRSAEDDCPML